TTAGCAATTTTAGTTTTACTTTTGGCATATTTTGTAAAAAAAGTAAAAAGAGTTTTTAGTTTATATGATGGGGTTATTATTGGATTTTTAGTTGGTCTTTCTTGGTTTATCTCTGGATATATTGGAGCTGAAAGTATTGAAAAAGAGATTCAAGTTCAAGCTTTAAGTTATGTATTTCCTAGTGCAAAAACTTTAGAATTTTTTACTTTTTTTGAAATAACAGAGTTATCTATTGGAGTTTGTATTGTTTTAGGTGCAATTTTTGGTGCATATTTTTCGACATTTTTTAATAAAAAATATAGTTTTGGATGCACTTCAAAAATGAATTTTAATAAATTAAAATACAATATGATAGGTGGTTCTATGATGGGAATTGGTGGAATTATGGCTATTGGATGTACTGTAGGACAAGGTTTAAGTGGTGTTTCTACCCTTGTATTTAGTTCATTTTTAGCAATAATTTCTATTGGAGTATCTGGTTTTATAACTGGAAAAATACTTTATAAAAAAGATAAACTTCCTATGTGTTTCTTATTTGAGTGGGAAGATGATGATAAAAAACAAAAACCTTTGGATTACGAAATATAAAAAAAAAGGATACAAACTCAAATATTTGAGTTTGTATCCTTACATATTTCATTAAATAATTTTAGTGAAGTGGATACTCTACTGTATAACCTCTCATAAGAGGTGGAGTATCAAGAGTGCTTTCAACTGCTTCAACTTTTATAGCTTCAATCTCATTTTCATCACTCTCTTTTTGTTCCTCTTTTATCTCATTTTTAGCTTCAAATCCAGTTGCTATGATAGTAATTTTTACTTCATCTCTTTCAAAATCTGTATCTGTTGTAGTTCCAAAAATAATTTGAGCATTTATATCAACTCTTTGGTTTATGTTGTTCATAACATCTTCTATAGCAAAAAGTGATATTTCTGGACTTATTGTAAAGTGAATTAAAATTCCTTTTGCACCATCTAAAGGTACTTTTTCTAGTAAAGGAGAGTTTATAGCATTATCTAAAGCTCTACTTGTAGCTTCATCTCCTTTTGCTTTTCCAATTCCCATTAAAGCAATACCTTTATGCTTCATAATAGTTTTAACATCTGCAAAATCAGCATTTATATCATTTCCACTACCTGGATTTAATATAACTTGGCTCATTCCATTTACAGCTTGATATAAAATATTATCTGTAACTTTAAAAGCATTTTTTATACCAATTGTCTCATCAACAGCTTCTCTTAGTTTATCATTTGCAATAACAATTAAAGAATCACTAACTTTTTTAAGCTCTTCAAGACCTAAATTTGCTAAAGCAGCTCTCATTCTTCCTTCAAAACCAAAAGGTTTAGTAACAACAGAAACAGTCAAAGCTCCAACTTCTCTAGCTGCTTTTGCAATAATAGGAGCAGCTCCTGTTCCTGTACCTCCACCTAATCCAGCAGCAACAAAAACAATATCAGCACCTTTTAAAGTCTCTTTTATCTCATCATAACTTTCAAGCGCTGAGTTTCTTCCAACTTCTGGATCCATTCCAGCACCAAAACCATTTGTAAGCATAGGTCCTAATTCAATCTTTTTTGGAGCTTTTGAAATATGAAGAACTTTTAAATCTGTATTTGCAACTATTAAATCAATCATATGAGTACCTTCTTCAATCATATAATTGATCATATTACAACCACCACCTCCAACACCAATTACTGCAATTTTTGGAAGATTATTTGATAGTGCTTTTGTAGGCATATCCTCTTTTATCATTATATCATCTACTCTAAATAGATTGTGACTGCTACTATTTTCCATTAAAACCACTCCTCAATTTTTTTCCAAAGTCCAAGACCTTTTTTCTTTTTATCTTTTGGTAAAGGGTCTAAGATTGTATCACCTGGTCTTTTTAACGTATTAGGTGGAGTTTGACCATATTGCGGATCTTGTCTTGGTGGAAATTTATCATGAACTTGACCTTTTCTAAAAGGTCTTATTAATTTTTTACTAGAATCTAATTGATAACCTCTATTTATTCCTAAAGCGAACATAATTAATCCTACAGTTGTTGCCATATTTGGTTCATCAAAGCTAACTCTAAATGAATTTGGAAGATTTTTAGGAGCAGAAACTGTTACTGGAATTTTCTCAAAAATATTTTTTGTAAGCTCTTTTATTCCACCTAGTTCACTCATTCCACCTGTTAATACTATTCCTGAACCAATATTATCAAGTAAAGCATTCTTTTTTAACTCATTTTTAACTAAAACTAAAAGCTCTTCTACTCTTGCATGAATAATTGTTTGAATATGACCAAGAGGAAACTCTTTAAAATACTCTTCATCGTTTATTTGTGAAACTCCAACATTTGAAGGTCCAACTTCTCCATTTCCAAAGTAATCTTTAATTAAAGAACCATACTCAATTTTTATCTTTTCAGCTGTTCTAAGAGGTGTATTTAACATCAAAGATAAATCATTTGTAATATTTTTTGAACCAACAGGAATAAATCCATTATAAATTATAGAGTTTCCTTTGTGATATACAAACTCAGTTGTAGAAGCACCTAAGTTAATCACAACAGCACCTATTCTTTTTTGTTGTTCATCTAAAACTGCCAAAGAAGCAGCATAAGAGTCAAGCACAAATCTAACATCATCTATACCAAAAATTCTTAGTGCAGATTTAATATTAATTAGTGCATTTCTTTTTGCAGTTACAATGTAAACAGATGCTTCAAGCTTTGAACCATTCATATTAAATGGGTTTTCAACTTCTTG
Above is a genomic segment from Aliarcobacter cryaerophilus containing:
- a CDS encoding YeeE/YedE thiosulfate transporter family protein, whose amino-acid sequence is MFDLEIYEIVFIAFFAIAFVFGFFAQQKQFCFSGSLKDYIQIKSTKRAASVVMAMIVAIISTQIFASIFDIDLSSSSYFKSNINYFAIIIGGALFGAGMMIADGCSSRSIVKFSQGDANALVTLLFIAIFAFASTKGILFGVVNGFINNQFMIDISSNLSNFTLNIYFVLAILVLLLAYFVKKVKRVFSLYDGVIIGFLVGLSWFISGYIGAESIEKEIQVQALSYVFPSAKTLEFFTFFEITELSIGVCIVLGAIFGAYFSTFFNKKYSFGCTSKMNFNKLKYNMIGGSMMGIGGIMAIGCTVGQGLSGVSTLVFSSFLAIISIGVSGFITGKILYKKDKLPMCFLFEWEDDDKKQKPLDYEI
- the ftsZ gene encoding cell division protein FtsZ, whose protein sequence is MKEDMPTKALSNNLPKIAVIGVGGGGCNMINYMIEEGTHMIDLIVANTDLKVLHISKAPKKIELGPMLTNGFGAGMDPEVGRNSALESYDEIKETLKGADIVFVAAGLGGGTGTGAAPIIAKAAREVGALTVSVVTKPFGFEGRMRAALANLGLEELKKVSDSLIVIANDKLREAVDETIGIKNAFKVTDNILYQAVNGMSQVILNPGSGNDINADFADVKTIMKHKGIALMGIGKAKGDEATSRALDNAINSPLLEKVPLDGAKGILIHFTISPEISLFAIEDVMNNINQRVDINAQIIFGTTTDTDFERDEVKITIIATGFEAKNEIKEEQKESDENEIEAIKVEAVESTLDTPPLMRGYTVEYPLH
- the ftsA gene encoding cell division protein FtsA; translation: MNNTNDIFLTINIGSSVTSAVISKPKYDLDNSIEILGFGVQDSVGVNKGLITNIEDVSRTIKDAILQAKESVTETIGTTVVSISGNYTRGIKATGYVTIPNGLVSETDINQAMQMALSNSIILPDYDVVHVIPLFFKVDDQEVENPFNMNGSKLEASVYIVTAKRNALINIKSALRIFGIDDVRFVLDSYAASLAVLDEQQKRIGAVVINLGASTTEFVYHKGNSIIYNGFIPVGSKNITNDLSLMLNTPLRTAEKIKIEYGSLIKDYFGNGEVGPSNVGVSQINDEEYFKEFPLGHIQTIIHARVEELLVLVKNELKKNALLDNIGSGIVLTGGMSELGGIKELTKNIFEKIPVTVSAPKNLPNSFRVSFDEPNMATTVGLIMFALGINRGYQLDSSKKLIRPFRKGQVHDKFPPRQDPQYGQTPPNTLKRPGDTILDPLPKDKKKKGLGLWKKIEEWF